The DNA region CAGTTATGGGATCCTTTATGTTCTTCAGCCGTTTAATGACCTCTTCCTCAATCCCCAACTATCATTCCCCCGAGCCTCCTAAGCCACTCCATACCCCGGGGCTCCTCCGCGAACATGGGAATTTTGAGTACTTCCATCCCCCTGAACTCCTCCTCGATCTGCTCCATTACCTTCTTCTGGGTATCGAGCTTTACCTTCAGCTCTGGGATTTCTCCGGAAACGTTGATAACTTTGTTCACAACGATGAGCCTGAATGGAACCCTGAATTTCTTCAGTGCGTCCCTTGCCCTGATGGTCTCGTACAGGGGCAGTGCCTCCGGGTTCATCACCGCAACGACGCTCGTCTTATCTGGGTCAGTTATAACGTCATCCACGAATTGAACCTCTGAGCGGTATTTTTTGAGCTCTTTCATCACTTCATCCCTGCTCTCCTCCGTTGGCAGCTCAGCCTCCTCCTCACCTATCTTGAACTTTAACGGCCCCTGAATGTTGGCTATGGCGGCACGCTTCTCCAGTATCTTCCTCCTGATGTCTATGAGCTTGTCCGCCCAGATGAGAGATATTCTGGGGAGCGCCAGAACGCGGAGGGTAAGGCCAGTGGGCGGGGTGTCAAAGACTATCACGTCCCACTCATCCCCCTTCATGAGAATGTCCTTTATGGCTTCGAGCGTGGCGTACTCCTCTATCCCCGGTGAGTAGCTCAGAACCTGGAAGTACTTCTCGAGGTTTATGACGGTCAGATAGCGGTAGGCGTGCCTTAGGTTTTTTTCCAGGTGTTCGAGGTATCCCTTTATGAGCTTCTCCATGTCAAGCTCGCTCGCGTAGAGGTTCTCGGCAAGCTTCTTTGGCCTGTCACCCAGCTTAATCATGAAGACGTCGCCGAGGTTGTGGGCCGGATCGAGTGAGACGATGAGCGTTTTGTAACCCTTTTCAGCCAGTGCAGCGGCTATGGAGGCGGAGGTCGTGGTCTTTCCTACCCCGCCTTTCCCTATCACAAAGAGGACGCGGTAGCCCATCCTGGGCAGAAGGTATTCCCTCATGTCCACCACCTTACGTTATTTCAAAGAGCCCCGCGAGCTCTCCGAGAATGTCGTCCATATTTTCGGCCCTCCTCTGCATTACGTACAGCTCCCTCGCCATGTGGGGAAGCAACCTCATGGTTAGGGTTGTCGGCGGGCTCGGAAGTCCGACGAAGGATCCCATCAGAAGGAGTGCGAAGACGTTCTCAAGCTCCCTCAGCTCGAATTCTAAGTACCCGGTTGACTGCTCCCGAAAAGACTGTTCAACGCCCTTCAGGAAGTCCTGGAGGTTCTCTAAGATTCTCCTGGGCATTCTATACCCCCCAGAAATTTCAGCGATTTAAAAAAGAGAAAATTAAAATCAGGCCGCGCTTGCGGCGTACTCCTTCTCGGGCCTCTTCCACGCGACCCAGAAGTCCCAAATGAGGAGGAGGTTCAGGAGCAGGCTTACCACCAGGGCGCCCTTGACCGCTATCAGGTACCTTCCGACCATCGGGACGTAGATGATGTACCATACCATTGCGGCGGTCACTGTAATCCAGAGGAAGAGCGCCGGTATGAGGATGACCCAGCTCCATGAGCCTGCCCTCTGCACCTTGGCGGCCCAAAGAGCTCCTGTCATGAGGGCTATGCTGGCAAGCATCTGGTTCATGGCGCTGAAGGCAGGCCAGATGACCTTGTAGCTGGCTCCCCACGCGAGGTAGGTTCCGAGACCGGCGATTATTAGGGAGGCGACCCACTTGTTGGTTATAAACTTCATAGCCCCCTTGCTCGTGTCGGCGACCATTCCGAAGAGCTCCTCCCAGGCAAACCTTCCGAGCCTCGTTGCGGTGTCGAGGGAGGTCAGGGTGAAGGCCGAGACCCAGAGGGTCGCGAAAGTCTTTCCGAAGGTCTCACTTACGCCGTAAAACTCGCTAACAGCCTTGGCGTAGCTTCCAATGAAGGTTCCAAGGCCGCCTTTCTCAATGTAATGGAGCCCCCACTGGTCTGGCTGGAGACCGGTGAGCTGGACGCCGTAGATAGCTATGGAGGTTATGACTACGGTTGAAAGGAAGCCCTCTGTGAACATCCCACCGTAGCCGACGAGGAGGCCGTGGATCTCATTGTCAAGCTGTTTTGAACTTGTTCCAGAGCCGACAAGTGAGTGGAAGCCGCTCAGGGAACCGCATGCTATTATGAGTGGTATCGTAGGCCAGAACGGCGAGGCTACAGCTTTTGATCCCTCGTTGGTTACCCCGGTGATGACGTTGGCGCTCCAGGTGGTGTACGCTGGAGCCGTAAAGTTCTTGGCGAGGAACAGGAGGGCGATGCCTCCGAAAATAAGGCCGAACCAGAGGATGTAAGCGTTCAGGTAGTCCCTGGGCTGGAGGAGTATCCAGACCGGAAGGGAGGCCGCTATGATGATATAAACCATGAGGATTATGTTCCAGTAGTGGTACGCGGTGGTGTAGGCAGCGGAATTTAGCTTGGTCTGTCCTTCAACAAAGACCAGGGGGTACTTGAGGCCAAGCCAAACTGATATCACCAGAAGGATGAGGCCCACGAGGGTTGCAAGTTTGAACTCCATCTTCATCTTGTAGAGCAGCCAGCCGAATATAACGGCCACCCCAAGGAAGAGCAGCGTTGCAGTTGCCGCTTCTGGAGTGGTTGTCAGCAGCTGTGCCGTGACCGCAACGAAAGCGGCCACAACCAGAAGGAGGGTAAACCAGATGTAGACCTCAAAGGATACACCGGTCCTCTTGCTCATGAGTTTCCCCGCGATCCACTGCACGGATTTGCCATCGTAGCGGACAGATGACATCAGTGATAGATAGTCGTGGACGGCACCGATGAAGACGTTTCCAAACCAGACCCATATGAGTCCTGGCAACCAACCCCATGCCATTGCAATTGCGGGGCCGGTTATCGGGCCCGCGCCTGCTATCGATGCAAAGTGATGCCCATAAAGGACCAGCGGGTGTGCTGGAACGTAGTCAACTCCGTCATAGAGCCTGTGCGCCGGCGTTGGTCTGTTGGGGTCGGCTCTGACGACCTTGTTCTGGAGGCTCTTGCCATAGGCAAAGTACATGCTCAAATATATTGCAGCCGCTATCAAGATAACCACAGCCGAGTTCATTTTTGTACCCCCGGCTAATTTCTGCACATTAAGCCACACTTTAGTATTTAAATGCCTTTTGGTGTCAGACTGAAACGTCCAGGCTTTCAACTTTGCGCTGACAAAACAGCCCAAAGGGGAGAACAGTTGTAAATTCGTCCCAAGAGTGAATATAGGGGCAGAGAATCGGAAATTTGAGAAGGAAATAGCTCATTCCTCGGCCCTTAGCTTCAGTGAGGTGTGCTCTTCCTTAAGGCGCTCGAGCTTCTCCATGAGCTCTTCGGAGAGGGCCTTGAGCTGGACTGCAACGTCCTCCAGTTCCTTGATCCCCTCTTCCAGCTGCTTCTCCCGCTCTTCAACCTCCTCCATGGCCCTGGCAAGCTTTTCTTCCTCGCTCTTCCTGTAAACCTCAACGTGAAGGTTTTCGTAGTCCCACGCTATTCTCCCGTCTTCGATTTTGAAAGGCACAGTAATCCTGACAACGTCGCTCCTCTCAATCCCGAGCTCCTGGAGCTTCTCGAATATTCTCTGGTTGAGCTCTCCGGCGGCCCTAACCACTTCCTTGGGCTCGACCTTTCCTCGCGTCAGTGCAAAGAGAACCCTCCTAACTTTGTGGGCATATCCCGAGGCCCGAACGTAGCCGGTGCTCAACTTCATGGGCATCACCAAAAGTTTATTCTACCTAAGCACATAAATCCTTATTGGTGGTCACCGGTGAACATATTGATGTTTGGGCCGCCAGGTTCCGGAAAGAGCACCCACTCGAGGAGGATCGTCGAGGACTATGGC from Thermococcus zilligii AN1 includes:
- a CDS encoding ArsA family ATPase yields the protein MREYLLPRMGYRVLFVIGKGGVGKTTTSASIAAALAEKGYKTLIVSLDPAHNLGDVFMIKLGDRPKKLAENLYASELDMEKLIKGYLEHLEKNLRHAYRYLTVINLEKYFQVLSYSPGIEEYATLEAIKDILMKGDEWDVIVFDTPPTGLTLRVLALPRISLIWADKLIDIRRKILEKRAAIANIQGPLKFKIGEEEAELPTEESRDEVMKELKKYRSEVQFVDDVITDPDKTSVVAVMNPEALPLYETIRARDALKKFRVPFRLIVVNKVINVSGEIPELKVKLDTQKKVMEQIEEEFRGMEVLKIPMFAEEPRGMEWLRRLGGMIVGD
- a CDS encoding single- stranded DNA-binding family protein; this encodes MKLSTGYVRASGYAHKVRRVLFALTRGKVEPKEVVRAAGELNQRIFEKLQELGIERSDVVRITVPFKIEDGRIAWDYENLHVEVYRKSEEEKLARAMEEVEEREKQLEEGIKELEDVAVQLKALSEELMEKLERLKEEHTSLKLRAEE
- a CDS encoding carbon starvation CstA family protein → MNSAVVILIAAAIYLSMYFAYGKSLQNKVVRADPNRPTPAHRLYDGVDYVPAHPLVLYGHHFASIAGAGPITGPAIAMAWGWLPGLIWVWFGNVFIGAVHDYLSLMSSVRYDGKSVQWIAGKLMSKRTGVSFEVYIWFTLLLVVAAFVAVTAQLLTTTPEAATATLLFLGVAVIFGWLLYKMKMEFKLATLVGLILLVISVWLGLKYPLVFVEGQTKLNSAAYTTAYHYWNIILMVYIIIAASLPVWILLQPRDYLNAYILWFGLIFGGIALLFLAKNFTAPAYTTWSANVITGVTNEGSKAVASPFWPTIPLIIACGSLSGFHSLVGSGTSSKQLDNEIHGLLVGYGGMFTEGFLSTVVITSIAIYGVQLTGLQPDQWGLHYIEKGGLGTFIGSYAKAVSEFYGVSETFGKTFATLWVSAFTLTSLDTATRLGRFAWEELFGMVADTSKGAMKFITNKWVASLIIAGLGTYLAWGASYKVIWPAFSAMNQMLASIALMTGALWAAKVQRAGSWSWVILIPALFLWITVTAAMVWYIIYVPMVGRYLIAVKGALVVSLLLNLLLIWDFWVAWKRPEKEYAASAA